CGACCCGCTCCCACACCGATCCGGTCACGGTGCGGGTGGTGGCCTACCAGCTGCACGGCACCGGCCGGGCGGCCGGGGACTACCGGCTGGTGACCACCCTGCTCGATGCCCGCCGTTATCCCGCCCGCCAACTGGCCGCGCTCTACTACGAACGCTGGGAGGCAGAAGCCGTCTTCGCTGAGCTGAAGACCCATCAACGGGGGCGCCCGCATCGTGTTGAGCAGCAAGACCCCCGACGGCGTCTTACAGCAGATCTGGGCGCACCTGCTGGTCCACCACTCGCTGCGTGAGCTGATGGTGAGAACCGCTGCCACCCGGGGCCTGGATGCCGACCGGATCTCCTTCACCGAAACCCTGCGCTCCGCCCGGCGCAGCGTGACCCTCACGCCGGGCAGTTTTTCCCCCTGACCTGCTGGTCAGAACCCTCGTCCTGCTCCAGCGCGACCTGCTCGAACGCCTCCTGCCACCCAGACGCCTGCGCAGCCAGCCCCGCGTCGTCAAACGCAAGATGTCCAACTACCGGCTCAAACGGGCCGAACACCACACCTGGCCCCAACCCACCCACACCGGCGCC
Above is a genomic segment from Streptomyces fodineus containing:
- a CDS encoding transposase, whose amino-acid sequence is MTTLLDARRYPARQLAALYYERWEAEAVFAELKTHQRGRPHRVEQQDPRRRLTADLGAPAGPPLAA